One window from the genome of Micromonospora aurantiaca ATCC 27029 encodes:
- a CDS encoding ABC transporter ATP-binding protein: protein MMSDGQPRPSAGTGQIIVSGLTKQYKTVRAVDNLSFTVEPGRVTGFLGPNGAGKTTTLRMLLNLVTPSAGTATIGGSRYADLPDPLRTVGAVLEASSAHKGRTGINHLRVICAAAGLPKERADEALALVGLSPAAKRKFKGYSLGMKQRLGIAAAMLGNPQVLILDEPANGLDPEGIRWMRGFLKGLAAEGRTVLVSSHLLSEMQLLADDVVIIAAGKLVRQGPVDQVMASMTHDVRVRVRTPQADELTAALREQSAVVDTDPHGALLVTGVDAPAVGRVALAAKVELHELTTERPDLEGVFLELTAGKAEIR from the coding sequence ATGATGTCCGACGGGCAGCCACGCCCCAGTGCCGGGACCGGCCAGATCATCGTGTCCGGCCTGACCAAGCAATACAAGACCGTCCGCGCGGTGGACAACCTGTCGTTCACGGTCGAGCCGGGCCGGGTCACCGGCTTCCTCGGCCCCAACGGCGCCGGTAAGACGACCACGCTGCGCATGCTGCTCAACCTGGTGACGCCGAGCGCCGGCACGGCCACCATCGGCGGCAGCAGGTACGCCGACCTGCCCGATCCGCTGCGTACGGTCGGCGCGGTGCTGGAGGCGTCCAGCGCGCACAAGGGCCGCACCGGCATCAACCACCTGCGGGTGATCTGCGCTGCGGCGGGCCTGCCGAAGGAGCGCGCCGACGAGGCGCTCGCCCTGGTCGGGCTCTCGCCCGCCGCCAAGCGCAAGTTCAAGGGCTACTCGCTCGGCATGAAGCAGCGGCTCGGCATCGCCGCCGCGATGCTCGGCAACCCGCAGGTGCTGATCCTGGACGAGCCGGCCAACGGCCTGGACCCGGAGGGCATCCGCTGGATGCGCGGCTTCCTCAAGGGGCTGGCCGCCGAGGGACGGACGGTGCTGGTCTCCAGCCACCTGCTCTCCGAGATGCAGCTGCTCGCCGACGACGTGGTGATCATCGCGGCCGGCAAGCTGGTCCGGCAGGGCCCGGTCGACCAGGTGATGGCCTCGATGACGCACGACGTGCGGGTGCGGGTGCGCACCCCGCAGGCCGACGAACTGACCGCGGCCCTGCGCGAGCAGTCGGCCGTCGTCGACACCGACCCGCACGGCGCGCTGCTGGTCACCGGCGTGGACGCGCCGGCTGTGGGCCGGGTCGCGCTGGCCGCCAAGGTCGAGCTGCACGAGCTGACCACCGAGCGCCCCGACCTCGAAGGGGTCTTCCTGGAGCTGACGGCCGGAAAGGCGGAGATCCGATGA
- a CDS encoding ABC transporter permease, whose protein sequence is MTLVRSELLKIRTTSTWWIFGLISLALWALTLFFNWLQTEALAGGDFGEVPADQSDQLQAISAADNLAANLYTNGQFFGLLIVLLLGIVVVTSEFFHQTVTTTFLTAPHRTAVMLAKLAAAGVLALLFWLVTTVLNLVTAPLILSSVDVGSQLGSGAVWRAIALNGLAYLLWSVLGVGLGVLIRSQIGATVTGILFYLGGAIGAVIVLSLLAARYGDWINKLQLLVPSLASGLMVGGDTDIPGNPPQWAGALVLIGYAVVAGAIGVATIRKRDIS, encoded by the coding sequence ATGACGCTTGTCCGATCCGAACTGCTCAAGATCCGTACCACCAGCACCTGGTGGATCTTCGGGCTGATCAGCCTGGCGCTGTGGGCGCTCACGCTGTTCTTCAACTGGTTGCAGACCGAGGCGCTGGCCGGCGGGGACTTCGGCGAGGTGCCGGCCGACCAGTCCGACCAGTTGCAGGCCATCTCGGCCGCCGACAACCTGGCGGCCAACCTCTACACGAACGGCCAGTTCTTCGGGCTGCTCATCGTGCTGCTGCTGGGCATCGTTGTGGTGACCAGCGAGTTCTTCCACCAGACGGTGACCACCACGTTCCTCACCGCGCCGCACCGCACCGCTGTGATGCTGGCCAAGCTGGCCGCGGCCGGCGTGCTGGCGCTGCTGTTCTGGCTCGTCACCACGGTGCTGAACCTGGTCACCGCGCCGCTGATCCTCAGCTCGGTGGACGTCGGCTCGCAACTCGGCAGCGGCGCCGTGTGGCGGGCGATCGCGCTCAACGGCCTGGCGTACCTGCTGTGGTCGGTGCTCGGCGTCGGGCTCGGCGTGCTGATCCGCAGCCAGATCGGCGCCACCGTGACCGGCATCCTGTTCTACCTGGGCGGCGCGATCGGCGCGGTCATCGTCCTCAGCCTCCTCGCGGCGCGGTACGGCGACTGGATCAACAAGCTCCAGCTGCTGGTCCCGTCGCTGGCCTCCGGGCTCATGGTCGGCGGTGACACGGACATCCCGGGCAACCCGCCGCAGTGGGCCGGCGCCCTGGTGCTGATCGGGTACGCGGTGGTGGCCGGCGCGATCGGCGTGGCCACGATCCGCAAGCGCGACATCTCCTGA
- a CDS encoding multifunctional oxoglutarate decarboxylase/oxoglutarate dehydrogenase thiamine pyrophosphate-binding subunit/dihydrolipoyllysine-residue succinyltransferase subunit: MSTQQTSQENPLAGFGPNEWIVEEMYQRYLADPSSVDSAWHDFFADYRPAPGAATPRPDGQAKPAAKPEPAEQQEAVATVTAQPAKTEPKAAPKATPAPAKPAAKPAAKAPEPAKKSAPAKPAAKAPTASAAGTTPLRGVAAKIVQNMDASLAVPTATSVRAVPAKLLVDNRIVINNHLTRGRGGKVSFTHLIGYALVRAVVEHPEMNNSFAEVDGKPAMVRPEHVNLGIAIDLVKPDGSRNLVVPSIKGCEQMDFRQFWQAYEDVVRRARRNELTMEDYSGTTISLTNPGGIGTVHSIPRLMQGQSAIIGVGAMEYPAPYQGMSEATLAENAVSKVITLTSTYDHRIIQGAQSGEFLKVMHELLLGERGFYDDIFTSLRIPYEPVRWMRDVAVDSEGQINKTARVHELIHAYRVRGHLMADTDPLEFKIRKHPDLDVLQHGLTLWDLDRVFPVNGFAGQQRMKLRSILGVLRDSYCRRVGIEYMHIQDPEERRWIQERVERKYEKPSSDEQKHVLNRLNAAEAFETFLQTKYVGQKRFSLEGGESLIPLLGEVLECSAEAGLDEVVIGMAHRGRLNVLANIVGKPYEKIFSEFEGHLDPRSTQGSGDVKYHLGQNGKFTTPDGEHAVKVSVVANPSHLEAVDPVLEGIVRAKQDRIDLKLEGYTVLPLAVHGDAAFAGQGVVAETLNLSQLRGYRTGGTVHVVVNNQVGFTTAPEYSRSSLYSTDVARMIQAPIFHVNGDDPEAVVRVARLAFEYRQAFNKDVVIDMVCYRRRGHNEGDDPSMSNPEMYKIIDSKRSVRKLYTEELIGRGDITVEDAEELLRDYQGQLERVFKATRDAATTPRQLSRPAREEEPEPQVDTATDAAVVKAIGEAHVNLPEGFTPHKRIQQLLERRRKMSVEGGIDWGFAEIIAFGTLLHDGVTVRLAGQDSRRGTFVQRHASVVDAKTGEDYLPLKSLTADGERSRFFVHDSLLSEYAAMGFEYGYSVENINALVAWEAQFGDFVNGAQSVIDEFISSGEVKWGQRSAVTLLLPHGHEGQGPDHTSGRPERFLQLCAEDNMRVAIPTTPANYFHLLRRQALSPKRKPLVVFTPKSLLRHKLCVSPVEDFTTGTFQPVLADTAAPAPEQVKRVLLCSGKVYYDLFQARQERGVTDTAILRMEQLYPLPVEEVRAALAQYPNAEDFAWVQEEPANQGAWSFVALNLLEHLPEVRLRRISRPAAAAPAVGSAKMHEVEQNALIEAALPRP; the protein is encoded by the coding sequence GTGTCGACCCAGCAGACTTCGCAGGAGAACCCACTGGCGGGTTTCGGCCCGAACGAGTGGATCGTCGAGGAGATGTACCAGCGTTACCTCGCCGACCCCTCGAGCGTCGATTCGGCCTGGCACGACTTCTTCGCCGACTACCGGCCGGCCCCGGGCGCCGCCACACCGCGCCCGGACGGGCAGGCCAAGCCGGCCGCGAAGCCGGAGCCGGCCGAGCAGCAGGAGGCGGTGGCGACCGTCACCGCGCAGCCCGCCAAGACCGAGCCGAAGGCCGCCCCCAAGGCCACGCCCGCTCCGGCCAAGCCCGCCGCCAAGCCGGCGGCGAAGGCGCCCGAGCCGGCCAAGAAGTCCGCCCCGGCCAAGCCGGCCGCCAAGGCGCCGACCGCGAGCGCCGCGGGCACCACGCCGCTGCGCGGCGTCGCCGCCAAGATCGTGCAGAACATGGACGCGTCGCTCGCCGTCCCGACCGCCACGAGCGTGCGCGCCGTCCCGGCCAAGCTGCTCGTCGACAACCGCATCGTGATCAACAACCACCTGACCCGCGGTCGCGGTGGCAAGGTCAGCTTCACCCACCTGATCGGGTACGCGCTCGTCCGCGCGGTCGTCGAGCACCCGGAGATGAACAACTCCTTCGCCGAGGTCGACGGCAAGCCGGCGATGGTCCGCCCGGAGCACGTCAACCTGGGCATCGCGATCGACCTGGTCAAGCCGGACGGCTCGCGCAACCTGGTGGTGCCGTCCATCAAGGGCTGCGAGCAGATGGACTTCCGGCAGTTCTGGCAGGCGTACGAGGACGTGGTCCGGCGCGCCCGCCGCAACGAGCTGACCATGGAGGACTACTCCGGCACCACGATCTCGCTCACCAACCCGGGCGGCATCGGCACGGTGCACTCGATCCCGCGCCTGATGCAGGGGCAGAGCGCCATCATCGGCGTCGGCGCGATGGAATACCCGGCCCCCTACCAGGGCATGAGCGAGGCCACCCTGGCCGAGAACGCGGTCAGCAAGGTCATCACGCTGACCAGCACGTACGACCACCGGATCATCCAGGGCGCACAGTCCGGCGAGTTCCTGAAGGTCATGCACGAGCTGCTGCTCGGCGAGCGCGGCTTCTACGACGACATCTTCACCTCGCTGCGGATCCCGTACGAGCCGGTGCGCTGGATGCGCGACGTGGCCGTCGACAGCGAAGGCCAGATCAACAAGACCGCTCGGGTGCACGAGCTGATCCACGCGTACCGGGTGCGCGGCCACCTGATGGCCGACACCGACCCGCTGGAGTTCAAGATCCGTAAGCACCCGGACCTGGACGTGCTCCAGCACGGGCTCACGCTCTGGGACCTCGACCGCGTCTTCCCGGTCAACGGCTTCGCCGGCCAGCAGCGGATGAAGCTGCGGTCGATCCTCGGCGTGCTGCGCGACTCGTACTGCCGCCGGGTCGGCATCGAGTACATGCACATCCAGGACCCGGAGGAGCGGCGCTGGATCCAGGAGCGGGTCGAGCGCAAGTACGAGAAGCCCAGCTCCGACGAGCAGAAGCACGTGCTGAACCGGCTCAACGCCGCCGAGGCGTTCGAGACGTTCCTCCAGACCAAGTACGTCGGCCAGAAGCGCTTCTCGCTGGAGGGCGGCGAGTCGCTGATCCCGCTGCTCGGCGAGGTGCTGGAGTGCTCCGCCGAGGCCGGGCTGGACGAGGTCGTCATCGGCATGGCCCACCGCGGCCGGCTCAACGTGCTGGCGAACATCGTCGGCAAGCCGTACGAGAAGATCTTCTCCGAGTTCGAGGGGCACCTCGACCCGCGGTCCACGCAGGGCTCGGGCGACGTGAAGTACCACCTCGGCCAGAACGGCAAGTTCACCACCCCGGACGGCGAGCACGCGGTCAAGGTGTCGGTGGTGGCGAACCCGTCGCACCTGGAGGCCGTGGACCCGGTGCTGGAGGGCATCGTCCGGGCCAAGCAGGACCGCATCGACCTCAAGCTGGAGGGCTACACCGTGCTGCCGCTGGCGGTGCACGGTGACGCCGCCTTCGCCGGCCAGGGCGTTGTGGCCGAGACGCTCAACCTGTCCCAGCTGCGCGGCTACCGCACCGGCGGCACCGTGCACGTGGTCGTCAACAACCAGGTCGGCTTCACCACCGCCCCGGAGTACAGCCGGTCCAGCCTCTACAGCACCGACGTGGCCCGGATGATCCAGGCGCCGATCTTCCACGTGAACGGCGACGACCCGGAGGCCGTGGTCCGGGTGGCCCGGCTCGCGTTCGAGTACCGGCAGGCGTTCAACAAGGACGTCGTGATCGACATGGTCTGCTACCGCCGGCGCGGGCACAACGAGGGCGACGACCCGTCGATGTCCAACCCGGAGATGTACAAGATCATCGACTCGAAGCGGTCCGTCCGGAAGCTCTACACCGAGGAGCTGATCGGGCGCGGCGACATCACCGTGGAGGACGCGGAGGAGCTGCTGCGCGACTACCAGGGGCAGCTTGAGCGGGTCTTCAAGGCCACCCGGGACGCCGCGACCACCCCGCGTCAGCTCAGCCGCCCGGCGCGGGAGGAGGAGCCGGAGCCGCAGGTCGACACCGCCACCGACGCCGCAGTGGTCAAGGCGATCGGCGAGGCGCACGTCAACCTGCCGGAGGGCTTCACCCCGCACAAGCGGATCCAGCAGCTGCTGGAGCGGCGCCGCAAGATGTCCGTCGAGGGCGGCATCGACTGGGGCTTCGCCGAGATCATCGCGTTCGGCACGCTGCTGCACGACGGGGTCACCGTCCGGCTCGCCGGGCAGGACTCGCGCCGCGGCACGTTCGTCCAGCGGCACGCCTCGGTGGTCGACGCCAAGACCGGCGAGGACTACCTGCCGCTGAAGTCGCTCACCGCCGACGGCGAGCGGTCGCGCTTCTTCGTCCACGACTCGCTGCTCTCCGAGTACGCGGCCATGGGCTTCGAGTACGGCTACTCGGTGGAGAACATCAACGCGCTGGTGGCCTGGGAGGCCCAGTTCGGTGACTTCGTCAACGGCGCCCAGTCGGTGATCGACGAGTTCATCTCCTCCGGCGAGGTGAAGTGGGGCCAGCGCTCCGCGGTGACCCTGCTGCTGCCGCACGGCCACGAGGGCCAGGGCCCGGACCACACCTCCGGCCGCCCGGAGCGGTTCCTCCAGCTCTGCGCCGAGGACAACATGCGGGTGGCCATCCCGACCACCCCGGCGAACTACTTCCACCTGCTGCGCCGCCAGGCCCTGTCGCCCAAGCGCAAGCCGCTGGTGGTGTTCACGCCGAAGTCGCTGCTGCGGCACAAGCTCTGCGTGTCGCCGGTGGAGGACTTCACCACCGGGACGTTCCAGCCGGTGCTGGCCGACACCGCGGCTCCGGCGCCGGAGCAGGTCAAGCGGGTGCTGCTCTGCTCGGGCAAGGTCTACTACGACCTGTTCCAGGCCCGGCAGGAGCGGGGCGTCACCGACACCGCGATCCTCCGGATGGAGCAGCTCTACCCGCTGCCCGTCGAGGAGGTCCGGGCCGCGCTGGCGCAGTACCCGAACGCCGAGGACTTCGCCTGGGTCCAGGAGGAGCCGGCCAACCAGGGCGCCTGGTCGTTCGTCGCGCTCAACCTGCTGGAGCACCTGCCCGAGGTCCGGCTGCGCCGCATCTCCCGCCCGGCCGCCGCCGCCCCGGCGGTCGGCTCGGCGAAGATGCACGAGGTCGAGCAGAACGCGCTGATCGAGGCGGCTCTCCCCCGCCCGTGA
- a CDS encoding DUF6104 family protein yields MYFTDRGIEELVERRGDEQVSMEWLGERLRDFIDLNPEFETPIERFATWLARLDDPDDD; encoded by the coding sequence GTGTACTTCACCGACCGTGGCATCGAGGAGCTGGTCGAGCGCCGTGGCGACGAGCAGGTCAGCATGGAGTGGCTGGGCGAGCGGCTGCGTGACTTCATCGATCTGAACCCGGAGTTCGAGACCCCGATCGAGCGGTTCGCCACCTGGCTGGCCCGCCTCGACGACCCGGACGACGACTGA
- a CDS encoding bifunctional polysaccharide deacetylase/glycosyltransferase family 2 protein, with amino-acid sequence MSDEAPARPSTGDQPTAPLDPRRVHAARRHRAGRRPDDASTVVLDVRQIPGARQIPGARRSRGRRLLPRPSWALVTMVVVVLAGLLVVEAYTNAAFVPDNRVTPGSQREVPSSVIGGGPIVNVGAEGRTQSHRLPPRTVALTFDDGPDPRWTPEVLRVLDKYRVKGTFFVIGSQVVRNPEVTRRLVTEGHELGVHTFTHPDLAALPDWRRELEYAQTQLAVASTTGVRPSLLRFPYSSRADAYTDRDWPMLRQAGELGYLTVVNDVDSRDWELPSVEEMVANATPDGTAGTIALWHDAGGDRSGTVAALDRYIPMMLERGYRFTTVSEGLNQTFAAAGVSGPVGGQTAAPLDERWRGHVLVGAVRVADGMFGMLGVFFVLVGVLTVGRTLLLFVMAPRHAARRRRRDWSWGPPVTEPVSVIVPAYNEREGIAAAVRSLALGDHPGGIEVVVVDDGSTDGTADIVAALRLPNVRVVRKPNGGKPSALNTGVALARHDLIVMVDGDTIFEPDSVRRLVQPFADPGVGVVAGNVKVGNRRGLIAKWQHIEYVIGFNLDRRLYETLRCMPTVPGAIGAFRRQALEQVGGMTDDTLAEDTDVTIALGRAGWHIVYEESARAWTEAPTTVGQLWKQRYRWSYGTLQAMWKHRRSVIDSGRSGRFGRRCLSFLTLFGVLLPLAAPVIDLLAIYGLIFLDRSDTVVAWLAMLALQFLTAVLAFRLDREKLGVLWVLPLQQFVYRQVMYLVLLQAVGTALTGGRLGWQKLRRTGDLRVAGRGATG; translated from the coding sequence ATGAGTGACGAGGCACCCGCCCGCCCGTCGACAGGTGACCAGCCCACCGCCCCACTGGACCCCCGCCGCGTGCACGCCGCCCGCCGGCACCGGGCCGGGCGGCGGCCGGACGACGCGTCCACAGTCGTGCTGGACGTCCGGCAGATCCCCGGCGCGCGGCAGATCCCCGGCGCGCGCCGGTCCCGTGGGCGGCGTCTGCTGCCCCGGCCGAGCTGGGCCCTGGTCACCATGGTCGTGGTCGTCCTGGCCGGTCTGCTGGTCGTCGAGGCGTACACGAACGCCGCGTTCGTGCCCGACAACCGGGTGACGCCCGGCAGCCAGCGGGAGGTCCCCAGCTCGGTCATCGGGGGCGGCCCGATCGTCAACGTCGGCGCGGAGGGCCGGACCCAGTCGCACCGGCTGCCGCCGCGTACCGTCGCGCTCACCTTCGACGACGGGCCCGACCCGCGGTGGACGCCGGAGGTGCTGCGCGTCCTGGACAAGTACCGGGTGAAGGGCACCTTCTTCGTCATCGGCTCACAGGTCGTCCGCAACCCGGAGGTGACCCGCCGGCTGGTGACCGAGGGACACGAGCTGGGCGTGCACACGTTCACCCATCCCGACCTCGCCGCGCTGCCGGACTGGCGGCGGGAACTGGAGTACGCGCAGACGCAGCTCGCCGTCGCCAGCACCACAGGCGTCCGGCCGTCGCTGCTGCGGTTCCCGTACTCGTCCCGCGCGGACGCCTACACCGACCGGGACTGGCCGATGCTGCGGCAGGCCGGCGAACTGGGCTACCTCACAGTGGTCAACGACGTCGACAGCCGGGACTGGGAGCTTCCGTCGGTCGAGGAGATGGTCGCCAACGCCACGCCGGACGGGACGGCGGGCACGATCGCGCTCTGGCACGACGCGGGCGGCGACCGGTCCGGCACCGTGGCCGCGCTGGACCGGTACATCCCGATGATGCTGGAGCGCGGCTACCGCTTCACCACGGTCAGCGAAGGGCTCAACCAGACGTTCGCGGCAGCAGGCGTATCAGGCCCGGTCGGCGGGCAGACGGCGGCCCCGCTCGACGAGCGGTGGCGGGGACACGTGCTGGTCGGCGCGGTACGCGTGGCAGACGGCATGTTCGGGATGCTCGGCGTCTTCTTCGTGCTCGTCGGGGTGCTCACCGTCGGCCGGACCCTGCTGCTGTTCGTCATGGCACCACGGCACGCGGCCCGCCGCCGTCGCCGCGACTGGTCCTGGGGGCCGCCGGTCACCGAACCGGTCTCGGTGATCGTGCCCGCGTACAACGAGCGGGAGGGCATCGCCGCGGCGGTCCGCTCGCTGGCCCTGGGCGACCACCCCGGCGGCATCGAGGTGGTGGTGGTCGACGACGGCTCGACCGACGGAACCGCCGACATCGTGGCGGCGCTGCGCCTGCCGAACGTCCGGGTCGTGCGCAAGCCCAACGGCGGCAAGCCGAGTGCGCTGAACACGGGTGTCGCGCTGGCCCGGCACGACCTGATCGTCATGGTCGACGGCGACACGATCTTCGAGCCGGACTCGGTGCGCCGGCTGGTCCAGCCGTTCGCCGACCCCGGGGTCGGCGTGGTCGCCGGCAACGTCAAGGTCGGCAACCGCCGCGGCCTGATCGCCAAGTGGCAGCACATCGAGTACGTCATCGGCTTCAACCTCGACCGCCGCCTCTACGAGACGCTGCGCTGCATGCCCACCGTCCCGGGTGCGATCGGCGCGTTCCGGCGCCAGGCGCTGGAGCAGGTGGGCGGCATGACCGACGACACGCTGGCCGAGGACACCGACGTCACCATCGCCCTCGGCCGGGCCGGCTGGCACATCGTGTACGAGGAGAGCGCCCGCGCCTGGACCGAGGCCCCGACCACCGTCGGCCAGCTGTGGAAGCAGCGGTACCGGTGGAGCTACGGCACCCTCCAGGCGATGTGGAAGCACCGGCGCTCGGTGATCGACAGTGGCCGGTCGGGCCGGTTCGGCCGCCGGTGCCTGTCGTTCCTGACGCTGTTCGGTGTGCTGCTGCCGCTGGCCGCCCCGGTGATCGACCTGCTCGCGATCTACGGGCTGATCTTCCTGGATCGCAGCGACACGGTGGTGGCCTGGCTGGCGATGCTCGCGCTCCAGTTCCTCACCGCGGTGCTCGCCTTCCGGCTGGACCGGGAGAAGCTCGGCGTGCTCTGGGTGCTGCCGTTGCAGCAGTTCGTCTACCGGCAGGTGATGTACCTGGTGCTGCTCCAGGCCGTCGGCACCGCGCTGACGGGCGGCCGGCTCGGCTGGCAGAAGCTGCGGCGTACCGGAGACCTCCGGGTCGCCGGGCGGGGCGCGACCGGCTGA